The Malus domestica chromosome 08, GDT2T_hap1 genomic interval CAAATTCGAGAAAAGAATCCAGATGAAGAAAATATGGGCAATTCGTCAAACACTTAGGCTGCACATAGTCTAAACGTTCTGCCATACCAGAAAACAGAGCACGGATCAAAATCACAGAAAATCGAATTCAGAAAATTGCTCTGAAAACACCACCAAGATGAATGAAGAAGTAGATAATCAACAGTGCAAAGAAAGCAAACTCTGCTGATCATATATGCCATCACGCTGCAGCCACAGGAACTGCGGTCTCCTCGAGTTCTTCAGCCTTTCCCAGCAAAATCGCCAACTGAGCCTTAAACACAATCCGTCCATCTTCGCCATCCAGCTTCGAGACAACAGTAGAGGTGCTTATGCTCTTCTCGACAGCAACTCCATTGCTCTTGAGACTCTCAGCAATTGTGATCAGAGTAGGAATAGCCATTCCCAATGCAGAAAGCTCAACTGCATTGTACTGCTTGATGTACCTCTTGGCAAGATTGCAGTAGAAGAAGAATGAACGCTTGGTGTGCGAAATGTGAATCCGATTCTTGCTCTTCAGCTTCTTCGTCTTCTGAGAACTTGAATCTTGAAAACCCAGCTGTACGAAAACTCGCTTCTTCAAACCAGGAAGCTCCGGGAAACCCAGCTGTGGCTGTGCCGTTGGCGGAGGGCGGTGGGGATGAAGACCAACAAAACGGATCTGGAATGGGAATCCGAGTCGGTGTCGAAGAACCCGTCGTCGATTctgaaaatgatgaagaaccCATCGTCCAGTGATCTCATTGAGGCACTCGTTCAGGACCTTCTTGTCGATTACAGTCGTATTGCTCATCTGCTAGAGAGCGGAAGCACCGAAGGGCTTGacggaaaattcaagaaaatctGAAGAAACTAATGAGAAAAGAAGTAAAACTAGAAATAGACTAATGAGAAGTGGAACCACCAGAATCATGGCATGAGcttggtggctctgataccatgttaactacattgcaaagatgaaggatttgtacagagaaagaggaagaaggcagagagaaacaagagagattctagagagagagagtgtttagAGAGAATATAAATTGTATTGATTGAATGAATATTTACAACTATGAGACAACAGTTTATATAGCCACATTCTCAATTGTCTAACTAACTATTGTTGAGTTAGAATGATATATTCAACAAATAGTATTagaattaactttttaatataaaaatataatttttcattaaaataaataataccgaaagtttttcgttaaaatcccCTTTTTATTGCCCTTCCTTTTATTGCCCCGTGGGTCGTTACAAAGATTTAACAAGACCATGATTTGAAGTTTCTAACAAATCTGAGGGGTATAAACGTAATTTTTGAACCACACCCCTTCCTCATGCCATCCCATTGCACAGTAGCGAAAACAGGTCGCCCCTCAGACATACGAAATTTCAGAAAACTTGAACATTCACATTTCTTCTCAGATCTTCCCAGCTCAAGGCACCAAAattgaaaaaccctaattttgctACTCCACCGCACTCGAATCTTCATCAGGTATCCATAATCTTCCTCTTTCACTTCATTCACTCTCACAATCCACTGATCCATCACTGCCATTTACTAATCAATATTCTCCGGGAAATGCGATCGGTTTCTGACGCCATTGTTGATTTCGATCAGGATATTCGCAAGAAAACAGCGGAATCTGTAAATAAAAGCAATTGAATTTGAGTTTTTCCGGatctgttttttatttatttggttttttcatcatttttggggtttatgatttgaattgtTTGCGTATGGCAGTGATTGATTTTCAGTTTACTGGGAAATTGAGTGGAAATGCAGCGCGCTCCGGCAACGATCGAGGAACAGTTGTTACTGAAAGCAATCAAAGAAGAATGCCCGTGGGAGAGTCTCCCGAAACGGCTTCAAGTCACTTTGTCTTCCAAAGAAGAATGGCACCGAAGGTTAGAGTAGCTAATGCTTTTGCCATTCTTCTCTTTATAATAGGCGGTTAAAGTACTTCGGACTGTGAATTAAATGATAGTTTCGGGTTCATAGTTTAATGTTTTGTCGAGAAAGTGGAAGGACTGGaatgtcatgtttcataaaaAAGTTTACACTAGTAGTTTAGTAGACGAATTAGGTTTTAAAATAGTGTGGTTTTGTACTTGGTTTCTGGTACTGGCTTAAATTTGCTAACTCCGTGCAGGGTAATTGAGCATTGCATAAAGAAACGACTCCCATGGAACACTTGTTTTGCTCGGAAAGTGTGCAAAGAAAGTGAATATTATGAAGACATGATGCGGTACTTGCGAAGGAATTTAGCAGTGAGCTTCTTACTTTTGAATTTCATTCGAAGTCCATTCTTTTAATTGGTCTGAGTTGAGTTACATTTTTAGTTTACATGCTAGGGACGCCTCTTTCTTTCCGATAATGAAAAGAGCGACACTATTTACAACTTCAGCTTTTTGGAGACCAACTGGAGAATTTAAGTTTTGAATTTTCGATTTTGATTCTGCATTTATTTGGGTTAAAAACTGTTTATGTAAACAACTAGGATGAAATTGATACTTTGCTTTGTCCTTTCATTTTCATATGAATTTATTCAGCCATCAGAGTaatataggttttttttttttttggttttatttaatAGGTTTCTGCGGttaat includes:
- the LOC139198294 gene encoding uncharacterized protein gives rise to the protein MSNTTVIDKKVLNECLNEITGRWVLHHFQNRRRVLRHRLGFPFQIRFVGLHPHRPPPTAQPQLGFPELPGLKKRVFVQLGFQDSSSQKTKKLKSKNRIHISHTKRSFFFYCNLAKRYIKQYNAVELSALGMAIPTLITIAESLKSNGVAVEKSISTSTVVSKLDGEDGRIVFKAQLAILLGKAEELEETAVPVAAA